The Bradyrhizobium sp. CCBAU 051011 DNA segment TGTCCGCGCGATCGCGGTTTACCTGAAAGATCTGCCGGCCGGCGCGCCGGAGCCGAAGGTCATCCCGCCCTCGCCTTCGCAAATGGCTGCGGGCGAAAAGCTCTACAACGGCGCCTGCATCGCCTGCCACGAGGAGGACGGATCGGGCGCGCCGCGGATCTACCCGCCGCTGCCCGGCAACGCCAATTTGCAGTCCGCCGACGCCTTGAGCACGCTGCGTATCATCCTCGACGGCGCCGAGACCGTGACGACGCCCCGCGCGCCTAACAAGGGATCGATGCCGGCCTATGCCGCGAAGATGACGGATCAGGAGATTGCCAGCGTGACCAACTACATCCGCAATGCCTGGGGCAATGCGGCGCCGCTGGTGACGGCGGACCAGGTCGCGAAAGCGCGGCGGCCCAAGTAGCAGCTCACCGCTGCTCCCCATTGAACACGAATTTCGGCATTTCCCATTTGTAGCGGATGGCGAGCAGACGCAGCGTCAGACCGAGCACGAATGTCAGCGCCGTCCAGAGCGGGGGATTGAGGTTGAGTCCGAAGGCGGTGGCGTAGAACAGTCCGGTCACGACGGAGACGCTGGCGTAGAGTTCGGCTCGAAACAACAGCGGCACGTCGTTGCAGAGAATGTCGCGCAGCACGCCGCCGGCGCAGCCCGTGATCATGCCGGACACGATCACGATCGGCAGCGAAGCGTTCATCTGCCAGGCGACATCGCAGCCCGCCATCGTGAAGACCACGAGCCCGATCGCATCGAGCACCAGGAACGCCGCATTGAGCCGATGCACCTGCCGCGCGATCAGGATGGTCCCGAAGGCCGCGATCCCGGTCAGCGCCAGGTAAGACGGGTTCTGCACCCAGACCAGCGGATATTGCCCGAGCAGCACATCGCGGATGGTGCCGCCGCCAAGTGCGGTAATACAGCCGAGCATGCATACGCCGGCCCAGTCCATGCTACGCCTACCCGCCGCGAGTGCTGCGGTCATCGCCTGCGCGGTCAACGCGACGTAAGTCAACAGATGCAGAACGGTATCGCCGGGCGGCAGGCTCCACATGGCAAACCTCACGTTCGGAACCTGAGGGAATCAGCGGTTCCAACATTACAGGGTTGCAACTTGGCGCGGAACATCCGGTCCTGCCAGCCATTGTCTTTCCGCTTAGCTGGGATGCTAACGGAGGAACTCATTCATGCAACCCAATCCAAACGATCCCTACCGCGCCGGCCTGAGCGATGAAGAAATCCGCCGTCAGGCCCGCTTCAACAGCCTCGACAATGAGTTGCAGCCTGACCCCGCGCTGGCCGAGGGTTCGCCCAGCGGCGCCAAGGTCGCGATGTTTGCGGTCGCGATCGCAGTCGTGCTCGGCGCGTTGTTCTATGGCCTGAACAACACCACCGTGAACCAGGCCGGCACTACGCCGCCCAATCAAACCGCGCAGACGCAACCGGCCAACCCCGCAGCGCCTCCAGGCATGCGTGACGTAACGCCGAAGGCGAACACCGAGCCGGGAACCACCACCGGCGCCGCGACCACTCGCCCGACACCGCCGTCGCAGAACCCGACGGGTACGGAAGTCGATCGCGCCAAGCAGTAACGGGTGACGATTTGAACAACGAGCAGCGGGCCAAAAGCCCGCTGCTTTTTTTTGCGTCAAGGCGAAGTGCCGAGATGTCAACCATGCACACTGAACATGCGAACCGCCAAACCTGACCTCGCTGCTTGCGCACGAGGCCTTTCAGCTTTGAAGCATGCCTCTATCTTCATTATGGAAATTAACGTGGCACAGAATATCTACGACAATCCCGATTTCTTCGCTGCCTACAGCCAATTGCCTCGCCAGGTGCATGGGCTGGACGGAGCGCCCGAATGGCCAGCAGTCCAGGCCATGCTGCCGGCGCTGACCGGCAAGCGCGTCGCCGACCTGGGCTGCGGCTTCGGCTGGACCTCGCGCTGGATGCGCGCGCAGGGCGCGGTCTCGGTGCTTGGCCTCGATCTGTCGCAGAACATGATCGCACGCGCCAAGGCCGATACCACGGACCCCACCATTGAATATCTGCTCGCCGACCTCGAGACGCTGGAACTGCCGGAAGCGGCTTTCGAACTCGTCTACAGCGCCCTGACCTTTCACTATGTCGAGGATTTTCCGCGCCTTGCGCGCATGATGCACAAGGCGCTGGTGCCCGGCGGAGATCTGGTATTCACGATCGAGCATCCGATCTTCATGGCTGCGGCGCATCCGCATTGGATGGCCGATGAAGACGACCGCAAGACTTGGCCAGTCAACCGCTACTCGGTCGAGGGCGAGCGACGCACGGACTGGTTCGCCAAGGGCGTGGTGAAGTACCACCGGACCCTCGGCACGACGCTCAACGCGCTGATTGATGCGGGCTTCCAGTTACGCCGGGTCAAGGAATTCGCCCCGACGCGCGAACAGATCGAGCGCGCGCCCGAACTGGCCGAAGAGCTGGAGCGACCGATGATGCTCCTGGTCTCGGCACGAAAGCCAGAAAGGCGTTAAGAGACCGCTTGAAAACGGGGTGGCGGTTCAGGCCGTCCATGATTCAAACTTCTGATGTGGACAGCAGCGAATCGGACCCGGAGGGCCGCCGGGCGTTGGGGGCACCTCAAGCGTCCGTGTTAGGACTAGGCGACACCTTGGAGATTGGAAACATGGCGCTCAAGCGGATGGACAACGTAGGAATCGTCGTCGAAGACCTCGGAGGGACGATTGAATTCTTTCGCGAACTCGGCCTCGAGCTCGAAGGGCGGGCCACGATCGAAGGAGAATGGGCCGGACGTGTCACTGGACTGGGCGATCAGCATGTCGAGATTGCCATGATGCGCACACCGGACGGCCATAGCCGGCTCGAGCTCTCCCGCTTCCTCAGGCCGCCTGTCGTCGCAGATCACCGGAACGCCCCGGTCAACGCACTAGGCTACCTCCGCATCATGTTCGCCGTGGACGACATCGACGAGACGCTTGAAAGGCTCCGCACGCGCGGCGCGCAGCTCGTAGGCGAAATAGTCCAGTATAAAGACGCGTATCGGCTGTGCTACATCCGTGGGCCTGAAGGGCTTCTCATCGGACTCGCCCAAGAACTCAGCTGAGCGCGATACGAAGACAGGGGTCGTCGAGCGGACCTTCGGCTGGATGACACGATGGCGGCGCCTTGTCCGCGACTACGAGGCCCGCATCGACGTGTCAGAAGCCATGATCCATGTCGCCATGGGCGGTCTTCTGCTCCGGCGTATCAGCCACCGACATTTTCAAACAGCCTCCAAGAGCCGAGCCGCCCGTGCCGCATGACACGGGGGGCCTGCGATTGACTGCAACCATAAGATCGATGGCGCTACGGGAGTAACAGTCACCTAACGCCTTCGGCCGGGCATAGGACCTGACCTTAGCTAAACATCTTGTTGAGGTCGCCGCCGGAATAGCCGTTGGCGAATTCGCCGAACGTGCCCTTCTCCGCCATCTCCTTTGACGCCTTCATGAAGCCGGCCCACGCCATCCGCGCCAGCGAAGCGCCGATGCTGATGCGGCGCACGCCGAGAGCGGAAGCCTCCTTCAGCGAGGGACCGGTGCCGACCAGGAGATTGACGGGTTTTGGTTGCACCGCTTTCACCACGGCCGAAATTTCTTCCGCCGTCGCAATGCCCGGCGCATAGAGGCAATCGGCCCCGGCTTCGGCATAGGCGGTGAGTCGGTCGATCACGAGTTCTAGATCCTTCTGCCCGCGCAGGAACGCCTCGCAACGGCCGGTGAGCAGGACGCCGCTGTTGTCGGCATCGATCGCCTGCCGCGCCGCCCTGATGCGGTCGACGGCAAGCGCGCGGTCGAACAGCGGTTTTGCGTTATCGCCGGTAAAATCCTCGATCGACAGGCCGGCGACGCCGGTCTTCACCGCGCGCGCGACATTGACGGCGACCTTGTCCGGCTCATGCGCAAAGCCGTCCTCGAAGTCGGCGTTGACGGGGATATCGACCGCCGCACAGATCGCCGTGAGATGATCGCAGACGTCGTCGACGGTGACGCGGTTGTCCGCCTTGCCGAGGGTCCATGCAAAGCCGGCGCTGGTGGAGGCCAGCGCCTTGAAGCCGAGATGCTGCAGCGCCTTCGCGCTGCCGACGTCAAAGGGATTGGGGATGATGAAGCATCCGCTCTCGTGCAGTTTCCGGAATGCAGCGCGCTTGTCAGCAGATGTCAGCATGGGTCGCTCCCCTCATTGTTTGTTGGCGCCGGGTAGATAGGAACGCGACGCCCATTCCGCCAGACGTCTCACGCTACGACCTTGCGCAGGAATGTCCGCTCCTCCGCAAGAATGAACTGGTTCTCCTCGGCGAAATTGAAATTCGCCATGCCCTCGCTGTCCGCGCGCAGCCGCGCCCGGTAGCTTTCATAGGCCGCGAGACTCTCGAACGAGATCAGCGCGAAGGCGATGTTGTTGGTGCCCTCGTGTGGCATCCAGTAGCCGAGGAGATCGCCGCCGCATTTCGGGATGATGGTGAGCCAGTTTTTCGAGTACTGCTCGAATAGCGCGCGTTTGAAGGGATCGAGCTGATAGCGGATGAAGACGGTGACGGTCATGAGGGGCTCCAATGCTGAATTCTTCGTCATTGCGAGCCAACGGGTCGCGCGAATGCGCGCCCGATGACAGGCTCCGCGAAGCAATCCACAGCGCCGCAAGCGGAGGAATGGATTGCTTCCGCCTTCGCTAAAGCTACGGCGGACAAGTCGTCGCTTGCGCTCCTCGCAATGACGGTCGCGAGAATACCCGCTTGATCGACGTCAATGCTTCGGCTATCATCGAACTATGAAAGCAGGCCCCGACATTGCCATGGTCGCCTCTCTCGTCGGCGACCCCGCCCGCGCCAACATGCTGACCGCGCTGATGGACGGCCGTGCGCTGACCGCGAGCGAATTGGCGCACCAGGCCGGTATCACGCCGCAGACCGCGAGTTCGCATCTCTCCAAGCTCGAGGCCGGCGGGCTGATCGAGCCGGAGAAACAGGGCCGCCACCGCTATTACCGGCTCACCGGGTCTGACGTCGCTCACGTGCTCGAGGGACTGGCGGGCTTGGCCGAGCGCGCCGGCCATACCCGCGTGCGCACCGGACCGAAGGAGCCGGCGCTGCGGCGGGCGCGGATCTGTTACGACCATCTCGCCGGCGATCTCGGCGTGCAGATGCTCGACAGCCTGCGCAAGCAAAGACTGGTCCGGCAAACCAAGCAGGCGATCGAACTCACCGGCGAAGGCAAACGCTTCATGGCGGAGGCGCTGCAGATCGACACCGAAGCGCTGGCGCATCCGCGGCGTCCGGTGTGCAAGGCCTGTCTCGACTGGAGCGAACGGCGTCATCACCTCGCCGGCACGCTGGGAGCCGCGGTGATGAACCGCTTCACCGAATTGAACTGGGCGGCGCGCGATCCCGCGCCGGGCAGCCGCGTCGTGAACTTCACCCGCACCGGCGAAAAGCGATTTGCGGCATTGTTCGGAAGCGAGCAGGCCTAGCCGGGACGCTTGAACAACGCCGACCAAACGGCGACCAGCGCTTCCGACGAGATTTTCATGAACCGTTTGCTTCGAACCATCGCCACAGCGATGCTGATCGCGTGCTATGCCCTGCCGGCCCCGGCTGAAGAGCTGCCCAAATTCAGCGGTCACAAGGTGAAGGTCTATACCGGCAAGCGCGCCAAGCCGCGGCTCGACCACGAGTTCTGGCGTGATCAGAGCCACACCTATCGCGCTGCGATGCGAGACGACAAGGTGAATGCCGGCGGGCGCTTCATCGTCGTCATCCTGCCCTGCGGCACCGAATGCCAGGCGCCGACATTCCTCGATGTCCGCACCGGGCGGATTACCCAGTTCTTCACCGTCTCGAATTGGGGTAATGTGCCAGATGAGCTCGAGCCCGTGATCAGCCGGGCTGACAGCCGCCTGATCGTGTTCCGCGGCAAGCGCAACGAAAAGGGCATCAACGGCAACCACTGTTATTCGATCGATGACCGCGGCGAACTCAAGCACCTGCACTCGACGGCCACCGGCGGCGATTTCAGCGCGGCGCTGAAGGCCGAGTGAGGCGGATGCAGCCCCCTCCGACCTTGTCGTGATTTCGGATATTGCTCGCCGGATGGGTCCGATCTAGAGTCGTGTCATGGAAGACACGGTTACGGAAGCGGTCAGGCAGCAGTACGAAGCGTATAGCTATCCGCCGCCAATTGAGGACGGCGAGAAATTCCTGAAGAAGTGGGGACCGCTGACCTGTGACCCCAAATTTGCAGGCATTCAGCTGTGGCCGGAGGGCCGGCCTCGGCAAGACCTGCGCATATTATGCGCCGGTTGCGGTTCCTCCCAAGCGGCTCTGATCGCCCTCAATAACCCGGACTGTGCTGTCCTCGGTATCGACCTTTCCGAGACCAGCCTCGCTCATTCGAAGCGTCTTTGCGACCGACACGGCCTCGCCAACCTTGAACTTCGGCAAATGAGCCTTCTGGATGTCGGCGAGTTGAACCGCCGCTTTGACCTGATCATTTGCACTGGCGTCCTTCATCACCTTCCCAATCCGGACGCCGGACTAAAGGCTCTCGCGGATGTACTCGATCCATCCGGAAGCATGGCAATCATGCTTTATGGGAAGACGGGGCGCGCTGGAGTCTATCTGGTCCAGGACATCTTGCGGCGGCTTGGAGCCGGTCGAAACGCCGAGGGCGTCAGGATTGCCCGCGAACTTCTGAAGTTTGTTCCATCGAACCATTATCTGATCTCGGCGACCGGCAAACTACCCCATGATCTTGCCGACGATGCGGGCATCGTGGATATGCTGCTTCACCCGCAAGATAGAGCCTACTCGGTGCCGGAGATCATCAAGTTTGTCGAAGCGGCTGGGCTGGTTTTCTCCGGCTGGAGCGATAACGCCCTCTACTGCGCCGACCGGTATCTCAGCGGAGAGATGCTGGAAAGGGTTTTGACGCTCCCGCCCGCGGAGCAGTGGGCCGTCGTCGATAATCTTACCATGCTGAACGACAGGCACGATTTTTTCGTCAGGAAGCCGGAAAGCACGCGCTTCCTTACCCGTTTCGATACAGATGATTTTCTGTCATATGTCCCGCACATTCGATCCGGCGTCCGCTTGGCTGGTGACGTCAACTCATTGGTCTTGACGCGCCCTGCGCCTCAAGGGGAAGTCATTATCCCGATATCGAGATCGGAAGCGCTCATGCTGGAGCAGGTGGACGGAAAAAAGCGGATATCGGATATTCTGTCCCACTCCATTTTCACAGGATCTGAGCCCGACAAAAGAGCGAATTTCGCGCGCGCCGTCTGCGAGCGCATGTGGCGATCGGGGCATGTCCTGTTTGGCCGATCCGGCTCTTAAGCTCCAGGCCGGGAGACCGGATGGCGCGGCGGTGTGGAATGCTCTCGCCAACGTGAAACGGAAAGTCTTTACATCGTGTGAGGTCAGCATCAATACGCCCCTGTCTTAGAGGAGTGTTTGAGATGCGAAGGATGTGCGTCATCGCGCTGGCAGCCGCTTTGGCCTTGATTGCGTTATCGCCTGCGGCATCAGCAGAAACCGAACGACCCGCGGCGCGCGAGCCCTACGGCATCGCGCTTGAAGGTTTTGCCTATCCCTACCCCGTCCATCTGCTGCCGCTGGTGAACGACGGCGAGCAGGTGCGGATGGCCTATATGGATGTTGCGCCGGCGCAGCCGAACGGACGCAGCGTGGTGCTGCTGCACGGCCGCAATTTTCCATCGAGCTACTGGGCGCCGGTCATCAAGACCTTGAGCGATGCCGGCTATCGCGTGATCGTGCCGGACCAGATCGGTTTTGGAAAATCGTCGAAGCCGCAGGGCGATTTGCATTTCGATACGCTGGCGCGCAACACGATGGCGCTGCTCGATCATCTCGCCATCGCCAAAGCCGACATCGTCGCGCATTCGCTCGGCGGCATGCTCGGCGTGCGGATCGCGCGCGCCTATCCTGACAGGATTGCGCATCTGGTGCTGACCGCGCCGATCGGGCTCGAAGATTACCGGCTCTACGTGCCGCCGACGCCGACCGAGAAGATTCTGGAAAACGAGGACAAGTTGACCGCGGAGGCCTATCGCAAGCAGCTTGAGACCAATTACGCGCTGAAACTGCCGCCTGAACAGGTCACGCCGTTCATCGACGCGCGCTTCAACATCAAGGGCAGCGCCGAATATAAGCGATGGCTGCGCGCCTTCGTCAGCTCGGCGCAGATGATCTACCGCGAGCCTGTAGCGCACGAGATTCCCCTGATCACGCAGCCGACGCTGTTCGTGATGGGCGCCGACGACCACAACGCGCCGGGCCGAGCCAATGCGCCGGAGGCGCTGCGCGCGAAAATGGGGCAGAATGCCGAGCTTGCCAAAGCGCTCGCTGCTGGCATGGCGAAGGGGCGGGCCGAGGTGATCCCGAACACGGGACATCTGGTCTTTCTGGAAGCGCCGGGCAAATATAACGAGCTGGTGCTCGGATTCCTGGCCGCCCCGTAGCATCGGGGAACATTCATGTTCCATTCAGGTCTCGGAACTAAGTTCCGTTCCGTGCCGCCTTGCGGCCGAAAACGGGAGAAAACATGAAGTACCTTTTCGCAGCAGTTTTGGCCCTGGGCACCGTTGCCAGCTTCAGCGCGGCGGAAGCCGCGCAAGGATGCGGCCCCGGCTGGGCTCGCGGCCCTTACGGCCGATGCCAACCCATTCGCAGGGCCGTCGTAGTTCGTCCAGCCCCGGTCGTCGTGGTACGGCCTGCAGCTCCGGCCGTCGTCGTGCGGCCCGGCCGCGTGTGTCCTTACGGCACCGTGTGGCGCTATGGACGCTGCCGCGCTTACTGATATTTTTCAAACAACGAAAAAAGCCCCGCTCGCGCGGGGCTTTTTTATTGCTTCTCTAAATGATCGATTGCGGCGGCTTACCAGTAATAACGACGCCGGCGCCAGTAACGGCGGCGCCAACGACGGCGGCGGCGATGCCATCCCCAGTGCCGGCGGCGCCAACGTCTGCGCCAACCCCAGCGGCGGCGGCGCCAACCCCAGCGCCTTCGGCCCCAACCGCGTCCACGGCCGCGGCCCCAGCGCACTTCTTCGGGCGAAAGGCGATCGACCTCGTCGCCTGACGTGACGGCGGGTTGCGCATCCTTGTTGTCGGGCAACTTGTTGGCGTCGTCAGCGAGCGGCGTCGGCATCAGCGGCGCGGCCTCCGCGCTCGCTGCGAGCGCGGCGCCGCCCGCAACAAATCCTAAGGCGAGTTTCAGAAAGTGGCGACGCTCCATCACATCTCCTCCTCCGTTTGCTGGGTGCGAGAAGGAGAGTTTCGATGCGCCGAGATGAACGCGCGGTGAATTGCGCGTTCAGCTTTGTCGTAGTCGCAGTCTACCCCAGTTTATTTTCGCGCGCTGTTGCGCGCGGCGGAACCATTGTCGTTGCTGCGGCATTATCGTGTCGAGCGCGCGTGTAACGATCCGCCATCGCAACGAACGCGTCGCCATCTCACGCCGACAGCTCTTCCGCCAGCAGCAGCACTTCGCGCGTCCGCGTCACGTCGGGCCAATCGCGATTGAAATCGGCGACCAGCCGCTTCATTTCCGGCCCATCGGTCGCGCGTTCGAGCGCGGCCTTATCAGGAAATTGATACATCGCGTGGTGCAGCGCCGGATCGGTGGCGCTCCAGTAGCGCCACGCCTTCACGGCGCCGAACGACTTCATGGCGTCCGGCAGATGCTCGCGCGAATACCAGGCATCGAAGGCCTGGCGTTTGGCGGGATCGGAGACGGTGGCGCGGACGACGAAAAAAGCTGCGGGCATATCGTTTCTCCCTGGAATTGTTCTTGTAGGGTGGGCAAAGCGCAGCGTGCCCACCATCCATCAGCAGCGGTGCAAGAAACGGTGGGCACGCTGCGCTTTGCCCACCCTACGGCAGCTCCTAACATGCAACTGTCACATGCTCCGTGATATCAAGGCCGCGCGCAACGCGTTATCCGAGGTGCCACCTATGCCTGCCCGCCATCGCTCCGCCCTGCTCGCCGCGCTCTGGCTCCTGATCGCGCCCCTGCCCGCCGCGGCCGACGACATCCTGCTGCCGCGCGAGCCGCAGATAGGGCCACGGCCGTTCTATCTCGTCGACAAGATGAAGGATGGGCCGCTGAAGCAACAACTCAGCCAGTGCACCGGGCCGTTTCGCAAGACGGACTTTTCGATCGGCCACCGCGGCGCCGCGCTGGAATTTCCCGAGCATACGCGCGAGTCCTATATCGCCGCTGCCCGGATGGGCGCCGGCATCATCGAATGCGACGTGACATTTACGAAAGACCGCGAACTGGTTTGCCGCCATTCGCAATGCGACCTGCACACCACCACCAACATCCTGACCGTGCCGGCGCTCGCCGCCAAATGCACGCAACCCTTAAGCCCGGCCGATCCCGCCACCGGCAAGAAAGCCTCCGCAAAGTGCTGCACCAGCGACATCACGCTGGCCGAATTCCGGATGCTGAGTGCGAAGATGGACGGCTTCAATCCGGATGCCAAAACGCCGGAGGAATATCAGAACGGCACGCCGCGCTGGCGCACCGACCTCTATGCCAATTCCGGCACGCTGATGACGCATGACGAGAGCATCGCGCTGATCAAGAGTCTCGGCGCCAAATTCACGCCGGAGCTGAAGGCGTCGGAAGTGCCGATGCCGTTCGACGGCGACTACACCCAGGAGAAATATGCCAGCCAGATGCTGGACGCCTACAAGAAGGCCGGCATTCCCCCGAGCGACGTGTTCGCACAAAGCTTCAACCTGGCCGACGTGCTCTATTGGGTGAAGACCGAGCCGGAATTCGCCAAACAGGCGGTTTATCTCGAAGAACGCTATGAGAAGCAGGGCCTCGATCCCGCCAAGCCGGAGACCTGGAAGCCCTCGATGGCGGAATTGAAGGCGCAAGGCGTCGCCATCCTCGGCCCGCCGATCTGGACCATGCTGACGCTGAACGACAACAAGGAAATCGTTCCCTCCGAATACGCCAAGGCCGCCAAAGCCGCCGGCCTCGACCTGATCGGCTGGTCGCTGGAGCGCGACGGCCCGCTGCACAAGGGCGGCGGCTTCTATCACCGCTCCATCAGGTCGGCGATCGACCGCGACGGCGACACGCTGACGGCGCTCGACGTCTTGGCAAAGCAGGTCGGCATCCGCGGCATGTTCTCGGACTGGCCGGCCACGACGACGTTTTATGCGAGCTGCACCGGAATGAAGTGAGCCTCGTAGGGTGGGTTAGCGCAGCGTAACCCACCGAAGTCTTACCACGCGGTCGGTTCGGCCGGTGGGTTACGCCTTCGGCTAACCCACCCTACGCGGTCCCTCCTCCTAATTCTTCGAACGCGTAAACGGCACAAAGCGCACGAGGGCGACGGCGCGCGCCGTCGTCTTGTCGGGAGCGGTTTTTTCGACGACCGTGAGTTGCTGAATGGAGTAAGCGGCGCCCACCGGCATGACGAGGCGGCCGCCCACCTTGAGCTGCTCGATCAGCGGCGGCGGCACCTCGCCAAGCGCGGCGGTCACGACGATGGCGTCAAACGGACCGCATTCGGGCCAGCCGGCAAAGCCGTCGCCCAGACGGACACTCACATTGTCATACGCGAGGTCCCGAAGTGTTTTCGTGGCGACCTCGGCCAGTGGCGGAATGATCTCGATAGTGCAGACCTTCCGCGCGAGGTGCGCAAGGATGGCGGCCTGGTAGCCCGAACCCGTGCCGATTTCGAGCACGACATGATCGGGCGCGACCTCGGCCAATTCTGTCATCAAGGCCACGATATACGGCTGCGATATGGTCTGGCCGTGACCGATCGAAACCGGCATGTCCGCGTATGCGATGGAGCAGGATCGTTCAGGGATGAACAGATGGCGTTTGGTTTGCCGCATGGCCTCAAGGACCCTCTCCGAGAGGCCCTGCCGTCCCAGACCACGGGCGTCGGAGCGGCCGTAGGCACGGACGGTTTCGACCATGTCCGCGCGTTCGCGGGCGCATTCGGCGTCCTGTGCCGTCGCTTCCCGCGCGCCGGCAACCATGGACAGCACGAGTGGCAACAAGATCCTCATGATCGTGCGCTCGGCCATGCAACAATCGAAAGCACCGTCCGCCGTCGCGGAAGGAAGCAATGATGCTGTCGCGCCTTAACGGAACGCGCGGGCAGACCGACATGCCCTGCCCGAGGTCCAGCCGCCGTGCCTTCCAGCAAGAAATCGGACGCCGCCTTCGGCGGACGGCGGCGCCGATGATAACTACTGTTGGGCGGACGGCAACCGTACCGGCGGCCGCGCCTGCGCTCTGGCTTCCGTTGCCGGAGGCGTCGACACCGGCTTCGGCTTACGCGCGGGGTTGGCAACCGGCACTGGCGGCGCCGCCGACGTCCTGGGCCGCAGGTTTTGCTCGGAGAAATTGGCGATCGTGCGCGCCATTTGCTCCTGGTTCGCCTTGAGTTGCTCGGCGGTCTTGGCACTTTCGCGGGCCAGTTCTGCCTGGCTGGCCTTGAGCTGTTCGATCTCCTGCTGCACGCCTGCGAGATCGCGCGCCATCGTCTGGAGCAACTGGGCCTGCTCGGCAGCGATCGCGGCGGCTGCCGCATCTTGCGGTGCGGCCTGGGGCGGAGCCGGCAATTGCGAAACTGCGGCATCCGCCGCAGCCAGCCGAACGGCAGGCGGGCTCTGCTGGTCGGCAAGAACAGGCGTTTCCGATGGCAATGACGAAGCCGCGGCCAGTTGCGGTGCCCACCGGGCGACCATCGGCCTGACCGTCTCGCCATAGGATTGCCAGGCGAAAGCAGCGGTACAGATGCCCACAGTCAACAGCAGGCCGATCAAGCCGCGTAGCGCCGGCCTGCCGCGCGATGGCTGACGAATCCTTTTCGCCTTCTCCAGCCTGGAAATCTGCTCATTGAAGCGCGCGAGCTCTTCATCCGCGCGGGCAATCTGCTCATAGGCATGCGCGAGCCGTTCATCGGCGCGCGCGACCAGTTCTTTCTCTTGCGCGGATAGTGCTGGATTGACCTGCGGATCGGTCTGCGTGGTGCTCGCCGGGGAATCCATGGGGCGCCTCCTGCCAGTTTTGCCGTCAACTGAACGGGCGATCGTCGGATTGTAGACACTCCCTACCGCGGTTTTGACCAAAGCATGGCTGGAGGATGGAAAGTCTGGGGCGATTTGAACAGTGCCCCCGGGGCACCGCGCATGCCTTGAGGGGGATCTTCAGATCGCGCGCAGCTATCCACCTCCCGCATCCGGGAAGCGAGTGACCTTGGTTGTTTCGACGGCTCAGTTCGCCTTGCGGCCCAGGAAGGCCGGAATATCCAGCACCTTTTCCTCGATCGGGTTGTGCACGGGAGCCGCGCGGCCGTATGGGTCGAGGCGCTGCGGAGCCGCGGCATGCCTCGCGTGTTCGGCGACCGCCGGTCGTGTTTCGGGGCGGCGGAGCGGCGGCGGGCTGGCGAATTGCGGCGGCGGCGCACCGCGCTGGTCGGCGATGCGGCGCCGGTCGTTGGAGAGCCTGCCGGCGAGATCGGTAAGCAGGTTTTCCGCGACCTGGGTCTGGCCCGTCGCTTCGACATTGTCGATGCCGGTCGCCACGACCGAGACGCGG contains these protein-coding regions:
- a CDS encoding alpha/beta fold hydrolase; amino-acid sequence: MCVIALAAALALIALSPAASAETERPAAREPYGIALEGFAYPYPVHLLPLVNDGEQVRMAYMDVAPAQPNGRSVVLLHGRNFPSSYWAPVIKTLSDAGYRVIVPDQIGFGKSSKPQGDLHFDTLARNTMALLDHLAIAKADIVAHSLGGMLGVRIARAYPDRIAHLVLTAPIGLEDYRLYVPPTPTEKILENEDKLTAEAYRKQLETNYALKLPPEQVTPFIDARFNIKGSAEYKRWLRAFVSSAQMIYREPVAHEIPLITQPTLFVMGADDHNAPGRANAPEALRAKMGQNAELAKALAAGMAKGRAEVIPNTGHLVFLEAPGKYNELVLGFLAAP
- a CDS encoding GCG_CRPN prefix-to-repeats domain-containing protein, with protein sequence MKYLFAAVLALGTVASFSAAEAAQGCGPGWARGPYGRCQPIRRAVVVRPAPVVVVRPAAPAVVVRPGRVCPYGTVWRYGRCRAY
- a CDS encoding glycerophosphodiester phosphodiesterase family protein, which encodes MPARHRSALLAALWLLIAPLPAAADDILLPREPQIGPRPFYLVDKMKDGPLKQQLSQCTGPFRKTDFSIGHRGAALEFPEHTRESYIAAARMGAGIIECDVTFTKDRELVCRHSQCDLHTTTNILTVPALAAKCTQPLSPADPATGKKASAKCCTSDITLAEFRMLSAKMDGFNPDAKTPEEYQNGTPRWRTDLYANSGTLMTHDESIALIKSLGAKFTPELKASEVPMPFDGDYTQEKYASQMLDAYKKAGIPPSDVFAQSFNLADVLYWVKTEPEFAKQAVYLEERYEKQGLDPAKPETWKPSMAELKAQGVAILGPPIWTMLTLNDNKEIVPSEYAKAAKAAGLDLIGWSLERDGPLHKGGGFYHRSIRSAIDRDGDTLTALDVLAKQVGIRGMFSDWPATTTFYASCTGMK
- a CDS encoding protein-L-isoaspartate(D-aspartate) O-methyltransferase, producing MAERTIMRILLPLVLSMVAGAREATAQDAECARERADMVETVRAYGRSDARGLGRQGLSERVLEAMRQTKRHLFIPERSCSIAYADMPVSIGHGQTISQPYIVALMTELAEVAPDHVVLEIGTGSGYQAAILAHLARKVCTIEIIPPLAEVATKTLRDLAYDNVSVRLGDGFAGWPECGPFDAIVVTAALGEVPPPLIEQLKVGGRLVMPVGAAYSIQQLTVVEKTAPDKTTARAVALVRFVPFTRSKN